Proteins encoded in a region of the Plasmodium gaboni strain SY75 chromosome Unknown, whole genome shotgun sequence genome:
- a CDS encoding erythrocyte membrane protein 3, whose protein sequence is EGLKENTEIKNKELHNKGSEGLKENTEIKNKELHNKGSEGLKENTEIKNKELHNKGSEGLKENVHKNNDLKNNGMQNKDLSNKDIKNKDVLNKDLSNKDMKNKDVLNKDLSNEGMKNKDVLNKDLSNEGMKNKDVLNKDVSNKEMKNKFSSGLKNNYTSRNNDLNNSPNHEHQNKDLKNKELLNKDLSNKGMKNKELLNKDMKNKDVLNKDVSNKEMKNKDVLNKDVSNKEMKNKFSSGLKNNYTSRNNGLSNTPNHEQQNNDLKNTPNKEQQNNDLKNTSSKGQQNNDLKNTPSKGQQNNDLKKTPSKEQQNNDLKNTPSKGQQNNDVGNNSLKNMPNKRQQNNDVGNNSLKNMPHKGQQNNDLKNTPSKGQQNTDVGNNSLKNMPNKGQQNNDLKNKTSKGQENNDLENDGLKHKPYQGQKHTELNNKNFKNKPTDGLKNIKDDELSDNESSDDEKSKRNLRGKKN, encoded by the coding sequence GAAGgattaaaagaaaatactgaaataaaaaataaagaattacACAACAAAGGTTCTGAAGgattaaaagaaaatactgaaataaaaaataaagaattacACAACAAAGGTTCTGAAGgattaaaagaaaatacagaaataaaaaataaagaattacACAACAAAGGTTCTGAAGgattaaaagaaaatgtacataaaaataatgatttGAAGAATAACGGTATGCAAAATAAAGATTTATCCAATAAAgacataaaaaataaagacGTTTTAAATAAAGACTTGTCCAATAAAGACATGAAAAATAAAGACGTTTTAAATAAAGACTTGTCCAATGAAGGCATGAAAAATAAAGACGTTTTAAATAAAGACTTGTCCAATGAAGGCATGAAAAATAAAGACGTTTTAAACAAAGATGTGTCCAATAAAGAAATGAAGAACAAATTTTCTAGTGGtttgaaaaataattatacCTCTCGAAATAACGATTTAAATAATAGCCCTAATCATGAACACCAAAATAAAGacttaaaaaataaagaacTATTAAACAAAGACTTATCCAATAAAGGTATGAAGAATAAAGAACTATTGAATAAAGACATGAAAAATAAAGACGTTTTAAACAAAGATGTGTCCAAtaaagaaatgaaaaataaagaCGTTTTAAACAAAGACGTTTCCAATAAAGAAATGAAGAACAAATTTTCGAGTGGtttgaaaaataattatacCTCTCGAAATAATGGTTTAAGTAACACTCCTAATCATGAAcaacaaaataatgatttaAAGAATACACCTAATAAAGAAcaacaaaataatgatttaAAGAATACATCTAGTAAAGGAcaacaaaataatgatttaAAGAATACACCTAGTAAAGGAcaacaaaataatgatttaAAGAAAACACCTAGTAAAGAAcaacaaaataatgatttaAAGAATACACCTAGTAAAGGAcaacaaaataatgatgTAGGTAATAATAGCTTAAAAAATATGCCTAACAAAAGAcaacaaaataatgatgTAGGTAATAATAGCTTAAAAAATATGCCTCACAAAGGAcaacaaaataatgatttaAAGAATACACCTAGTAAAGGACAGCAAAATACTGATGTAGGTAATAATAGCTTAAAAAATATGCCTAACAAAGGAcaacaaaataatgatttaAAGAATAAGACTAGTAAAGGAcaagaaaataatgatttaGAGAATGATGGCTTAAAACACAAACCATACCAGGGACAAAAACATACCGAattgaataataaaaattttaaaaacaaGCCTACTGATGgattaaaaaatattaaagatGACGAATTATCAGATAATGAATCGTCTGATGATGAAAAATCCAAAAGAAATTTAAGAggaaaaaagaattaa